One genomic region from Prionailurus bengalensis isolate Pbe53 chromosome C1, Fcat_Pben_1.1_paternal_pri, whole genome shotgun sequence encodes:
- the LOC122482056 gene encoding LOW QUALITY PROTEIN: aflatoxin B1 aldehyde reductase member 2-like (The sequence of the model RefSeq protein was modified relative to this genomic sequence to represent the inferred CDS: substituted 1 base at 1 genomic stop codon) → MLERAETRLNQAHAVPKALPPSASELRPQRRWAWPETPQSGFRLALTPAAPRRQRSTPGGARVARRRRRQVPAPVAARAASGAPAXPATVLGTLEMGRRMDALASAAAVRAFLERGHTELDTAFMYSDGQSESILGGLGLGLGGGDCRAKVATKANPWEGKSLKPDSLRTQLETSLKRLQCSRVDLFYLHAPDHDTPVEETLRACHQLHQEGKFVELGLSNYAAWEVAEICTLCKSNGWILPTVYQDMYKATTQQVEMELLPCLRHFGLRFYAYNSQADLDAIHGLLESSY, encoded by the exons atgtTGGAAAG GGCCGAGACCCGCCTCAACCAAGCGCACGCGGTCCCCAAAGCCCTGCCCCCTTCGGCCTCCGAACTCCGCCCCCAACGCCGGTGGGCGTGGCCCGAGACACCTCAGAGCGGATTTCGGCTGGCGCTGACTCCCGCCGCCCCCCGACGGCAGCGCTCCACGCCCGGGGGCGCCAGAGtggcccgccgccgccgccgccaagTCCCGGCCCCTGTCGCCGCGCGGGCCGCTTCGGGGGCCCCGGCCTGACCCGCCACAGTGCTGGGCACCTTGGAAATGGGGCGCCGCATGGACGCCCTAGCCAGCGCCGCGGCCGTGCGCGCCTTCCTGGAGCGCGGCCACACGGAGCTGGACACGGCCTTCATGTACAGCGACGGCCAGTCCGAGAGCATCCTGGGCGGCCTGGGCCTCGGGCTGGGCGGCGGCGACTGCAGAG CAAAAGTCGCCACCAAGGCCAATCCCTGGGAAGGGAAATCGCTGAAGCCTGACAGTCTCCGGACCCAGCTGGAGACATCGCTGAAGCGGCTGCAGTGCTCCAGGGTGGACCTCTTCTACCTGCATGCCCCTGACCACGACACCCCCGTGGAAGAGACGCTGCGTGCCTGCCACCAGCTACACCAGGAG GGCAAGTTTGTGGAGCTTGGCCTCTCCAACTATGCTGCCTGGGAGGTGGCCGAGATCTGTACCCTCTGCAAGAGCAACGGCTGGATCCTGCCCACCGTGTACCAG GACATGTACAAGGCCACCACCCAGCAGGTGGAAATGGAGCTCCTTCCCTGTCTCAGGCACTTTGGATTGAGGTTCTACGCCTACAACTCTCAGGCTG ATCTAGACGCCATCCATGGATTGCTGGAAAGCTCCTACTGA